TTGGTGATAGGCTATTAGTGGATTAATGTCTTATTAATGATCTATTATCAGTTTTCATTAATGATTTTCACAATTGAAATTCTCATATTTTTGAAAAACTTATGATTATTAAAGCTTTCATTCTGGGAAAATACTTCATACCACACAATTTTAGCCAACACAATGTGAAGAGCTGCTTGCTTTTTAGCTTTTTGCTCGAGTTCATAGTAATAATTAGTTTTTTACTGTTCATCGGGCATCACTTAGGCTATGGTAAATAAATTCAGAGTTCAATCTTTTATAGACTAAATATGCCATCAAAACATATTCGCTACACATTCACTTAGCCTAATTCAGGTATTTCCAACCCTCGTTGTTGCTGGTGATCAGCAACTGACACCTTTTCTGGCAGGCATTGCTTTGCTTCTGTTTTCTCTAATAAGAGTATGATGTGATAGTGTTGAGACCAAAACTTCTCCTTTTATCTTCACCTTTTTGGTCACCTCCTACCAGAACTGTTGCTGTCCAGTTCAACAACTCAGTGATGGACATTACGGCATTCCTATATTTCCATTATAAACCAGCTTTCCATTTTCCATTGTTGACTTTATTTTTCCCTAACCTCTCTTTATCTGTTTGACTTATTCCTGCTCTGATCCATAATGTCACACAGATATACATTCGTAAGCAACAGACATGGCAAAAAGTGGACATACCAAGCTTGCACTCTTTCTTGCGCCCTCCTCTCCTGGGTTGGTCCCGCTGTTTCTCATAGGAAGATTAGCAGTGGCACCTGATGCTGGTGCCATCTGGCTTCAACAAAACCAAGATGGGAGGTGTCTTACTGCACCAAATGAAAGGGAGACATTAGAGCTGACCTGGTTACTCCCAATGTTGTGTAAATCAGTGGAGGACAACACGCGTTGACATTACCACACACCATAATAGTAAAAATGAAAGAGATGCACATTTGCAGCATTAGTAGAAtattatatgtaatataattgtGCCATCCAGATCTGAGATGAGTGTATCGTTATTATTAGAGTTAGTTATTTTGTGACATGATCAATccacacaaaatacattttctttaccCGAGGAATTATAAAATTCAGTGTTTAAGCTATTGGTTGCATTCATTCGGTCACAGCCGTTCAACAACTGCCTTAGCTATTTGTGGACTCCATGTTACctttcataaaaataataacttgcTGGGTTTTAAATGTGGGGAAAAGAGAGCACCAGTATCGGATTGGTATCGGATTTTGAGAGATTCACTGAGTTAAAGTATTGGAATTGGTATCAGGAGAGAAATAGTTGGATTAGTCCATtttgaaatataataatataataatataatataaaagcGGCGTCAGTATTATTAGTCATGAATTGattatgaatgaaaaaaaacggTAGGAAAAGAgggtttttaaaacttttgctgactttctttctgtctctcccttccttcttcctccacattttttcctgctttgacTTTCCCTCCAGTAATGGGGTGAGTGTGGAAGGTGCCACCCATAAGCAGGTGGTGGACCTGATTCGTGCAGGGGAGAAGGAGCTGGTTCTGGCTGTGCTGTCTGTTCCAGCACAGGAGGCTGATGGATTGGAAGGAGGAGAAGATGTCCAACCCAACTATGACTACAGTGACAAACAAGCAGTGCCCATTTCCATTCCTACATACAAACATGTAGAGCAGCACTCCGAGAGGTTTGTGGTGAGTACTGATTCGACACATTACCTTACcccttcttttcctaaacaggCTATTTGGCTGCCCCTATTTATCTATGGCAGTAGTGGAAAAAAACTTGTAATTCTTGATTGTAAACATCTGTTTCTTCTACTCTAATTCactactgtctgtctgtctgtcctgttttTGTCTCAATGACCATAGGTGTACAACGTGTATATGTCCGGTAGACAGCTGTGCTCAAAGCGCTACCGAGAGTTTGCCATCCTGCACCAGAACCTAAAGAGGGAATTCTCCAACTTCAACTTCCCAAAACTTCCTGGTAAATGGCCCTTCTCCCTGTCTGAACAGCAGTTGGATGCTCGCCGTAGAGGACTGGAGGAATATCTTGAGCGAGGTAGGCTGATGTTGAAAGGTCACTGGCGTATAAACCCAGttgtgtgttgatttttaacatGGGCAACaacaagatgtttttttgttaccaATCCACAAGCTGTTCAAGAAGAATGCCAGCTCCATTTTAAAGCCTGATGAGTACGAAAAAGATATTTATACCCATTAAAATCCACAATAGCTATacaaaggaaaagaagaaatgatttaatgtgtACATGCAGTCATGTAAATCATGTAGTTAGAATTGAAATTAGGCCAAAAAATGGCAGATCCAGTGGAAGTCCATCTGAACAAGGTGAACAGGAGGTGCGATACATCTAGCTGCCAAAGTGTCCTCTTTAATGCCAGAACAACGTCAGGACAAACAACATGACTACCTGTTCCCCCCTCACAAACTCTGGCTGTGATCGATTTTCCACCGTACATGGAAATACTGTAAATCGGAGCAAAGGATAAAGACAAAGTGACATTTAGCTGtcctttgtttatttgatttaCTTTGacctccccctctttctctccatctgccTCTCTAGTTTGCTCTGTGCGGGTGATTGGGGAAAGTGACATCATGCAGGAGTTTCTCTCTGAATCAGATGAGGTATGCATCATTATTCTGATATGAACTGTACAAGATTTGGCTGTAGCTATTTCTATATGAATTTTGATTCTGAGctttaaaaagttaaatcatgtaaaacattcaaaacattcTCAGATGTACAACTATTTACTTCTAGTAAGCCAGGGAATCTGCAGAACACCACAGTACCTTGtttattaaccctctgaggtctaagggcatttACCATACATCTTCTTAAATTTACCTTTATGGGGTATTTGCACATAACTGATCCCCATGTGTTTTCATAtaaaaatgttcagaacaaactccACTTTCTGTATAGTGATGCAcaaatctgttctttttaaattccCTCAAATCCCTTTTTGAAAAGAAACTTTAACTAATGATGTGTTTTACAAATTGTTTCTttgcttgaaatgagtttacaAAAGTCTTTAGGtcatattattaaaatagtaaataaatgtctggaatgaaatttagttaaaaaaataaaaacaaattcgTCAAAACATTGTTTGGACACATCAGTGCGTCTTCCGTCCTCGGATGGTGTAACTATGCTTTCTGAAATTTAGTCTTTGATTTGAGTTTTTTGATTGTAGGGTTaaggatgtacagtatgtatctgATTTTGAACCTATTCAAGAGCAATGTTGGGGATTTTAAACTTGTGATGAGGTTATGAATATATCTATTCAACTTCCTTTAAAAAAGTTGTCTATTTCCTGTAAACAAGCAAGGTTGACTTTAATTGCTTTAATGTAGCTGGCTGCCCATCATGTCTGCTAGCATGGTGTTTAAACATGAGAGCCAAAACAGCTAATTGCATTGCCTTTTTAGTGTTTTGAGGAATGACAGCTtcagaaacaaaagaaacaatacTAAATGAATCCAGCacttaaagaaacacaaatagGAGGATTAGCACTTCAAATAGATATACATTCTGGTTTAGTTATTccttacttgttttttttaaatccagaagtATTTACCAGTGATTCAGAACAAACCCATGCATGCACACTCATACAAGAAGGCGCACACCCTTGTTAATCCACACATGTTGCTTTCCTGTGCAGAACTACAATGGCGTGACAGATGTAGAGCTGCGGATAGCCCTGCCAGACAAGACCACCATTTCTGTCAGAGTCCGCAAGAACAGCACCACAGACCAGGTGTACCAGGTAAGACTGGATCTGCTGGGATGATGCTGTCATACAgttatattgtaaataatattGCCCCATTGTTTGGACATCCGAATTGTACTTTGCATGCAGTTCTTTTGTAAAATAATGACACTGAGGATTGAAAAATCAATTTATGTCTACTGGTAAATGCATGATATTCTATAAGTGTATAACGGATGTTTATATGGAAAGATAAATAAGTAATGTAGatgctttataaaaaagaaactatTTTTCTTACATAACTGACTCTGTATTGCTCCTCCTGTAGGCATTAGTGATAAAGGTTGGAATGGACAGTATTATGGCGAGCTACTTTGCCCTTTTTGAAGTCATCAACCACTCGTTCGGTAagaactgtatgtatgtatttgatGTTTACGAGTGTTTCACAGGGACATTCGCAGAGTGTTTTTACATATTCGTattgcatttaatttaaaagccTTCTCTGGGTGACTTAATTTCATGATGGGCTAGAGGTAAGTGTACATTTTTGGACAGCAAGAGTAAGTAATTTGGTACAGGCTAGAATAAATTATTTTCTAATGGCTAAACAGACACCCCTATTTTTTCATTCCTCTCCTTGTTTCTATTATTTGTTGCAGTGCGGAAGCTGGCGCCTAATGAGTTTCCACACAAGCTTTATGTGCAGAATTACACCTCGGCAGTGCCGGGGACTTGCTTGGCGCTCCGCAAATGGTTGTTCAGCTTCCAGGAGGAGGAGTTGCTAAGAGACAACCCACTGGCACTGCACTACTGCTTCCACCAGGTGATAATAATTGACTCCCACTTTGCATTGAGTAGAGGAAACTCAGCACAAAATGTGTGGGGTTTATAAACTCATTTCTGGGTTGAAATATGTTGGAGGTTTTAGCGTTTTTAGTCATTGAGAAATTCAGTCATATTGGGGAAAATTTACTGCATTATTATACTCTTTTATTCTTTACTGCTTCTATTTGTctctagggctgggtatcgtaaGGCTAAACATTTTTGAAGGGATTTTGATAACGGTTTCTAAACAATTCTTTTTTGATACCAATTTCATAAAATCCATTCCAATAATACACATTATGGCACagatcttttaattttttttcagctcctactatgTGAGCCCTGTCTCTGTGTGCTGCGTGTTTCTACAACGTGAaacattagacagccaatcaaaaGCATTATTTGATCTTGGTTGAAGCATGCTGCATAACTATTGGCTCACTGACCGATGGAATTTAGTCCTCAGTtattgaaatttggtattgaacGAGACATTTTTCAATACTCTATACTAAGGAGGCAATTCAGTCTGTGCCGAAAAAGTTTTGAATTAGGTAACAAGCCCTACTGGTCTCAGAATCTTCCGATTTGGCTAGACATTTGGCTATTCACATACAGAGTCAGTGCATACTTATTTTATCCTGCTATAATAGTCACTAAACACAATATGACTATTTAGCATATTATAACTGCCAATGTAGACGCTAAACATGCGTTAACATTATAACAAGCAAAATATGGCCTAGTGGAAGCTCCTGGGATACATGCAAAATGTCAAGCTAGCACCAGTCAGGAAGCCCTATAAATGACATCCTGAGAAACAAATATGCCTAGGCTCTGAATTTCCACCACTTATGTACTTCATAAGGAAACCAGAAAACCTTGATCATCTACAGGAAAGCAAAAGTTTTCCACAATTTTTGAAGACTAAAGTGTGAACaagctgaaaaaaacatttctccaCTAAAAATATtcatagcaacaacagcagcagcctaCAGGCTGTCTGCTGACCAATAAAGGTCACTTCCTGAAGCATATTAGGAATGTGAGGTTCAGCAATGCCCCACTACAACAATTTCTACTAGTaaagtcaacaaaaacatttgtagtAAAGCTGCAGATTTGGTGGATAATTCTCTGTAGTTGCATCACTATGAGCGACCTCTTTTTGCATGTCCATTTGATACATTGTTGTTATAGAAATACTGAGTAAAACCActttattaaaatgtacacaaaatgTTTATGCTGTCATTGGTTGAACTACTTGAGGCAGAATATCTTCTTGCTAAATGTTGTTTATGGATAATCCTTTTTGTGTAGTGACCTCAAATAATAAATGGTGTTGTATGTCTTCCTACCCCCTAAACCCCTCTATCCATCCCTGTCTGTCTAGGCACTGGAAGATGTGAAGAAGGGATTCATAAAAACAGAGGACAAATCCTACCAGCTGCAGAAGCTGGCAGAGCAGCGCAAGATGGCCACGGTCAGTCCTACAGACCGCTCTTTGTTCAGGGAGGGGATTTGGATGAATACACTTTTTGCCTGCTGACCAGAGCCATCACCAAAATGATACCAAATAGAAATCTCAAAGTGGCACATGTGAGGGCTTCTGTGTGTAAATTTAAACTACTTTCACAGCTTTCTAGCCACCCAGCACAACATTTCCAAATAGGCAGCATTTAACATCAGAAATGGTCATGAAAACAAGAACATTTGCTTCATCAAGATCAGGAACTAAAAATAACTAGGTGGAGAAACCAAAATATTTGGTTAGCGTACACTCTTACTTGTAACTTGTAAAAAAGTCTATATTTGCATAAAAGAGACACAGGGCGCCATGGTAGCACAGTTGGTAGGGTGAGCTTTAACCCTTGACAGCGGgtccgggttcaactccgacttGCTGccgtttgctgcatgttattcccctctctctcccctttcatgtcttcacctgtcctgtcaaataaaggcctataaATGCACTAATAATGCATAATAATGcacaaataaccttaaaaaattgaaaaaagaggCACAGGAATGTGAATGGAGCAATATtgcaatgtgaaaaaaaaaaagtggtccAACAAAAGACTCAAACTGAACATTACTGCATTCATTCTTCTGTTACAAACTGGAAAGTTATACTTGTACATTAAGTCAGTTAACAGTTGCCTTTTTGTAAACTGTGcgctaggcctgcac
Above is a window of Etheostoma spectabile isolate EspeVRDwgs_2016 chromosome 14, UIUC_Espe_1.0, whole genome shotgun sequence DNA encoding:
- the snx27a gene encoding sorting nexin-27a isoform X1, which produces MADVGDDETRSTLPSASRNGPVVGSSAGTAGHNAACIMVTSGPRTVRIVKSESGYGFNVRGQVSEGGQLRSINGELYAPLQHVSAVLPGGAADRAGIAKGDRILAVNGVSVEGATHKQVVDLIRAGEKELVLAVLSVPAQEADGLEGGEDVQPNYDYSDKQAVPISIPTYKHVEQHSERFVVYNVYMSGRQLCSKRYREFAILHQNLKREFSNFNFPKLPGKWPFSLSEQQLDARRRGLEEYLERVCSVRVIGESDIMQEFLSESDENYNGVTDVELRIALPDKTTISVRVRKNSTTDQVYQALVIKVGMDSIMASYFALFEVINHSFVRKLAPNEFPHKLYVQNYTSAVPGTCLALRKWLFSFQEEELLRDNPLALHYCFHQALEDVKKGFIKTEDKSYQLQKLAEQRKMATYLSLLRTCEGYNEVAFPHCSCDSRRKGHVITAISIHHFKLHACTEDGTLENQVIAFEWAEMQRWDTDEEGMAFCFEYARGEKKPRWVKIFTPYFNYMHECFERVFCELKWRKQVEEEASDKDNKNCSNNAQDQQYKCVDKQLQGMRMSEQPLEFRYR
- the snx27a gene encoding sorting nexin-27a isoform X2, producing MADVGDDETRSTLPSASRNGPVVGSSAGTAGHNAACIMVTSGPRTVRIVKSESGYGFNVRGQVSEGGQLRSINGELYAPLQHVSAVLPGGAADRAGIAKGDRILAVNGVSVEGATHKQVVDLIRAGEKELVLAVLSVPAQEADGLEGGEDVQPNYDYSDKQAVPISIPTYKHVEQHSERFVVYNVYMSGRQLCSKRYREFAILHQNLKREFSNFNFPKLPGKWPFSLSEQQLDARRRGLEEYLERVCSVRVIGESDIMQEFLSESDENYNGVTDVELRIALPDKTTISVRVRKNSTTDQVYQALVIKVGMDSIMASYFALFEVINHSFVRKLAPNEFPHKLYVQNYTSAVPGTCLALRKWLFSFQEEELLRDNPLALHYCFHQALEDVKKGFIKTEDKSYQLQKLAEQRKMATYLSLLRTCEGYNEVAFPHCSCDSRRKGHVITAISIHHFKLHACTEDGTLENQVIAFEWAEMQRWDTDEEGMAFCFEYARGEKKPRWVKIFTPYFNYMHECFERVFCELKWRKQVEEEASDKDNKNCSNNEYLPPLETQQKGWRHLGGEIATS